DNA from Gemmatimonadales bacterium:
CCACCGCCAGGATGTCGTCGCGCTCCAGTGTCTCCCGCTCCAGCAGCGCCGCGGCCAGCGTGTCGAGGACGCCGCGCTTCCCCCCGAGGATGTCGCGCGCCCGCTGGTAGGCGCTGTCGATGATCCGCTTCACCTCCTCGTCGACCAGCTCGCTGGTGCGCTCGCTGATCTCCCGCCGCTGCGACAGCTCCCGGCCGAGGAAGATCTCCTGTTCGCGGTCGCCCACCGCGATCGCGCCGATCTTGTCGCTCATCCCGAACTTCGTCACCATGCGGCGGGCCAAATCGGTCGCGTGCTCGATGTCGCTCGCCGCACCCGTGGTCACCTTCTCCGGCCCGAAGACCAGCTCCTCCGCCACCCGACCACCGAACCCGACCGCCAGCTGACCCTCCAGCCAGTACTTCGTGTAGTTGTGCCGGTCCTCCTCCGGCAGCCACGACGTGCTGCCCAGCGACCGGCCGCGCGGCACGATGGTGACCTTGTGCACCGGATCGAGCCCGGGGATCGCCAGCAGGACGATCGTGTGCCCGGCCTCGTGATACGCCGTGAGCCGCCGCTCGTCCTCGGTCAGGACCAGGCTGCGGCGCTCGACGCCGAGCATCACCTTGTCCCGGGCGTCCTCGAAATCCGGCATGTCCACGCGCGGCTTGTTGCGGCGGGCGGCGAGCAGCGCCGCCTCGTTCACCAGGTTGGCGAGGTCGGCCCCCGAGAGGCCGGGCGTGCCCTTGGCCAGCGTCTCCAGCCGGACGTCGGCGCCGAGCGGGATCTTGCGGACGTGGACGCGGAGGATGCCCTCGCGGCCCTTCACGTCGGGCGCGTCCACCACGATCTGCCGGTCGAAGCGGCCCGGCCGGAGCAGCGCCGGATCGAGCACGTCGGGGCGGTTGGTCGCGGCCAGCAGGATCACGCCGTCGTTCGACTCGAAGCCGTCCATCTCCACCAGCAGCTGGTTCAGCGTCTGCTCGCGCTCGTCGTGGCCGCCGCCCAGCCCCGCGCCGCGGTGCCGGCCGACGGCGTCGATCTCGTCGATGAAGATGATGCACGGCGCGTGCGCCTTGCCCTGCTCGAACAGGTCGCGGACGCGGCTCGCGCCCACGCCGACGAACATCTCCACGAAGTCGGAGCCCGACATCGAGAAGAACGGCCGCCCCGCCTCGCCGGCCACCGCCTTGGCCAGGAGCGTCTTGCCGGTGCCCGGTGCGCCGATCAGCAGCGCGCCCTTGGGCAGCCGGCCGCCCAGCCGGGTGAACTTCTGCGGGTCCTTGAGGAACTCGATGATCTCCTGCAGCTCGACCTTGGCCTCGTCGGCCCCCGCCACGTCGGCGAAGGTGATCTTGGGCGTGTCCCCGGTCAGGAGCTTGGCCTTCGACTTGCCGAACGCGAAGGCGCGCGAGCCGCCGCTCTGCATCTGGCGGAACAGGAAGACCCAGAAGCCGATCAGCACCAGCCAGGGGATGATGCCGACGAACAGGCCGAGGAAGCCCTGCCGCGCGGGCTTGGCGCGGATCTGCACGTTGTGCTGCACCAGCGCGCTCGCGAAGGCCTCGGTGGGCTGGAACGGCAGCTGGGTCGTGAACCGCACCACGTCGCGGCCGACCACGTGCACGGGCGTCTTGAACTCGCCCCGCAGCTCCGGCGCCTCGCCCTGCGTGATCTCCACCGCGTTGACGTTGTCGCGCTCGAGCTCGCGGTTGAAGTCGTAGTAGGCGACCTCCGACGTCTCCCCGCCGCGGCCGCTCGTCAACTCGACCAGCATCACGGGAATCAGCAGGACGATCAGCCAGAACGCCGCCGTCTTCGACAGCTTGCTCCAGCTGAAGCGCGGAGGTGGCAACCGGTCAGGCATCTCGGCTCACTCGGCCAGGCTCGCGATGAACGGCAGGTGGCGGAAGTTCTCGGCGTGGTCCAGGCCGTAACCCACCAGGAACTCCTTCGGCGCGTCGAACCCCAGGAACCGTGGCTCGAGCTTCAGGTTCGGTGCGATGTGCTTGTGCAGGAGCGCGCACATCGCCAGGCTGAGCGGGCGCCGTGCCTCCAGCAGCTCCATCAGTCGGTTCAGGGTCCTTCCCGAATCAATAATATCCTCGACCAGCAGGATATGTTTCCCTTCCAGCCGGGTCTCGGGGTCGTAGAGCAGCCGCACATCGCCGCTGGAGACCGTCCCGCTGCCGTAGGACGCGGCCACCAGGAAGTCGATCTGGATGGGCCGGCCGATCTGCCGCACCAGGTCGCCGAGGAAGATGAAGCTGCCCTTGAGCAGCCCCAGCACGAGCAGATCCCCGTCCGGATAGGCGGCGGTGATCTCCCGCCCCATTTCCTCGACGCGGCGCTGAATCGCCTCGGCGTCGAGCACCACGCGCCGGATGGCGCGGCCGCCCATGACCTTCGCAATGCTATCCAGCGCGAGCATCGATCCTCACGGCCTCCGTGCCGGGGCCCGGGATCCGCGCCGCGGCGCGGCAGACCCCCGGGACCCACAGAACGTCGTCGCCA
Protein-coding regions in this window:
- the hpt gene encoding hypoxanthine phosphoribosyltransferase — its product is MLALDSIAKVMGGRAIRRVVLDAEAIQRRVEEMGREITAAYPDGDLLVLGLLKGSFIFLGDLVRQIGRPIQIDFLVAASYGSGTVSSGDVRLLYDPETRLEGKHILLVEDIIDSGRTLNRLMELLEARRPLSLAMCALLHKHIAPNLKLEPRFLGFDAPKEFLVGYGLDHAENFRHLPFIASLAE
- the ftsH gene encoding ATP-dependent zinc metalloprotease FtsH, whose protein sequence is MPDRLPPPRFSWSKLSKTAAFWLIVLLIPVMLVELTSGRGGETSEVAYYDFNRELERDNVNAVEITQGEAPELRGEFKTPVHVVGRDVVRFTTQLPFQPTEAFASALVQHNVQIRAKPARQGFLGLFVGIIPWLVLIGFWVFLFRQMQSGGSRAFAFGKSKAKLLTGDTPKITFADVAGADEAKVELQEIIEFLKDPQKFTRLGGRLPKGALLIGAPGTGKTLLAKAVAGEAGRPFFSMSGSDFVEMFVGVGASRVRDLFEQGKAHAPCIIFIDEIDAVGRHRGAGLGGGHDEREQTLNQLLVEMDGFESNDGVILLAATNRPDVLDPALLRPGRFDRQIVVDAPDVKGREGILRVHVRKIPLGADVRLETLAKGTPGLSGADLANLVNEAALLAARRNKPRVDMPDFEDARDKVMLGVERRSLVLTEDERRLTAYHEAGHTIVLLAIPGLDPVHKVTIVPRGRSLGSTSWLPEEDRHNYTKYWLEGQLAVGFGGRVAEELVFGPEKVTTGAASDIEHATDLARRMVTKFGMSDKIGAIAVGDREQEIFLGRELSQRREISERTSELVDEEVKRIIDSAYQRARDILGGKRGVLDTLAAALLERETLERDDILAVAAGQPLPPRRETPALGAASGTASPAAKGTAPAPLGVPKEAPSPA